One Danio aesculapii chromosome 22, fDanAes4.1, whole genome shotgun sequence genomic window carries:
- the si:ch211-284e20.8 gene encoding fetuin-B produces MWMRPFLLVLLVCVFWQDGSTNQMTDKCQDATVVKAAEEALEQINADRQEGYILTLNRIYDVKLDKKADGINHLYLTIDVLATQCHVISRKKWKSCAVKNVGDLPAFGTCEASVSLESTIKVQNYNCSVQQVTARAILDACPDCPTAERLDDPVISETTQLALQKYNKESTFPHLFTLINITAASMQWVVGPSYFVEFIIQESECRRNSSEIDLTQCPPKVSHSALKGFCSGSHITADDTLEIKVLVEVKCEIFQPVAVQQEVSRPAGSVHVLSPSHASSPRAPPVSSSCPGDRKHHLGLRKLDL; encoded by the exons ATGTGGATGCGGCCTTTCCTCTTGGTcctgttggtgtgtgtgttttggcaagATGGCAGCACCAATCAAATGACTGATAAATGCCAGGATGCCACCGTGGTGAAGGCGGCGGAGGAAGCCCTAGAGCAGATCAATGCAGACAGACAGGAAGGATATATCCTGACACTCAACCGAATATACGATGTCAAGCTAGACAAAAAG GCAGATGGTATAAATCACTTATACCTGACCATAGATGTTCTGGCAACACAATGTCATGTGATCAGCCGGAAGAAATGGAAATCCTGTGCTGTTAAGAACGTTGGTGATTTACCG GCATTCGGGACGTGTGAAGCCTCCGTTTCCCTTGAGAGCACGATCAAAGTTCAGAATTACAACTGCAGCGTCCAACAAG TGACAGCTCGAGCGATATTAGACGCTTGCCCCGACTGTCCTACTGCAGAACGGCTGGATGATCCAGTAATTTCCGAGACCACACAGCTGGCCCTGCAGAAATACAACAAAGAGAGCACTTTCCCACATCTCTTTACTCTCATCAATATAACAGCAGCCAGCATGCAG TGGGTTGTGGGTCCGTCGTACTTTGTGGAGTTCATCATTCAAGAGAGCGAGTGCAGGAGAAACAGCTCTGAAATTGACCTAACGCAGTGCCCACCGAAGGTCTCACACTCAGCT CTCAAGGGGTTTTGCTCTGGTTCACACATCACTGCTGACGACACGCTGGAGATCAAAGTTCTTGTAGAGGTTAAATGTGAAATCTTTCAGCCAGTG GCTGTTCAGCAAGAGGTCTCCAGACCTGCGGGATCAGTGCATGTCCTGTCTCCATCCCATGCATCGTCTCCCAGAGCCCCCCCGGTGTCCAGCAGCTGCCCGGGGGACCGAAAACACCACCTGGGCCTGAGAAAGCTGGATCTCTAA